One window from the genome of Fulvivirga lutea encodes:
- a CDS encoding FG-GAP-like repeat-containing protein — protein sequence MKYTLSVLLALSIAISKAQVYRIDNSIDVKVNGESLINPWAGGLNSGQYSTMDVNLDGQDDLVVFDRTCSKINVFLFLDGEYLYDAESATLFPDDITNWMLLRDINCDGKKDVFTNDPLGIKVYINESDENGIKWRLFNSRAPLPSPLLTKGFSDTPINIQLNASDIPSIDDIDSDGDLDILIYKFSGVSTIEYHKNLSMERDSNCDSLQFERITQQFGDFQECGCNQFAFNGEDCPPVGGGRTEHQSGKSILTLDLNGDGLKELVVSEESCGLLSMMTNEGNLTTADFNSSDPFFPNTENPVSIFIFPAAFYEDVNNDGLNDLIVAPNVPGNVNFGVNFKSSSWLYLNTGTNDVPNFQLEKKNFLQDQMLDVGENAAPAFYDYDNDGDLDMFVGMMLNEVQAFRSTIAVYKNTGTKSAPVYELENPDFLNLSLAGIINIKPQFVDVDSDGLVDLAFTATTLQGGGTGLFYFKREPGNFQFDESGQLVFSPIAIEENIRMADIDQDGFNDLLIGRSTGRLEYYRNDGLEGTFSFTLEDQNFYGLDFSPLRQSASLDIADADGDGTKDLITSDARGTLTIYHDFLNNLESPLEGETEILTFDGTSTTTFNYGSKLKPQVVNIFNESQPAIVLGTAQGGLVVLRSTEAISNPSSDSQLTVYPNPVNIGTTLTIQSGVTTQFSIVDILGKVILTGVSVSPEEDYQLSIDNLKEGMYLLVAEDAGETIRFVVTR from the coding sequence ATGAAGTATACACTTAGTGTTCTGTTAGCCCTGTCAATTGCAATTTCTAAGGCTCAGGTTTATAGAATTGACAATTCCATCGATGTTAAAGTTAATGGAGAATCCTTAATTAATCCTTGGGCTGGAGGTCTAAACTCAGGGCAATATAGCACCATGGATGTGAATTTGGATGGACAAGACGATTTAGTAGTATTTGATCGTACTTGTTCCAAGATTAATGTATTCCTGTTTTTAGATGGTGAATATCTATATGATGCGGAATCAGCCACCCTCTTCCCCGATGACATAACTAATTGGATGCTTTTGCGCGATATTAATTGTGACGGCAAGAAAGATGTTTTTACAAATGACCCGCTTGGTATAAAAGTATACATCAACGAAAGTGACGAAAATGGGATAAAGTGGCGACTGTTTAACTCCCGGGCACCGCTGCCTTCTCCATTGCTAACCAAAGGGTTTTCAGATACTCCTATCAACATTCAGCTCAACGCATCAGACATACCATCTATTGATGATATTGATTCTGATGGTGATTTGGATATACTTATTTATAAGTTCTCTGGGGTTTCTACTATAGAATACCATAAAAATCTGAGTATGGAAAGAGACTCAAATTGCGATTCGCTACAATTTGAGCGAATTACTCAGCAGTTTGGCGATTTTCAAGAATGCGGTTGTAATCAGTTTGCTTTTAATGGTGAGGACTGCCCACCTGTTGGTGGAGGAAGAACTGAACACCAATCTGGTAAGTCGATTTTAACGCTGGATTTGAATGGTGACGGCTTAAAAGAACTGGTAGTAAGTGAGGAATCATGTGGCTTGCTTTCCATGATGACTAATGAAGGCAATTTAACCACTGCCGACTTTAATTCATCGGATCCATTTTTTCCAAATACAGAGAATCCGGTATCCATATTTATTTTTCCTGCCGCCTTTTATGAAGATGTGAATAACGATGGTCTCAACGATTTAATAGTGGCTCCTAATGTTCCTGGAAATGTAAACTTTGGAGTTAACTTCAAAAGTTCTAGCTGGTTATATCTCAACACAGGCACGAATGATGTTCCTAATTTTCAGTTGGAGAAGAAGAATTTTCTGCAGGATCAGATGCTGGACGTAGGTGAAAATGCTGCTCCGGCCTTTTACGATTATGATAATGATGGGGACTTGGACATGTTCGTTGGTATGATGTTGAATGAAGTGCAGGCATTCCGATCCACTATAGCCGTGTATAAAAATACAGGCACAAAAAGTGCCCCCGTTTATGAACTTGAAAATCCTGACTTTTTAAACCTCTCTTTGGCAGGCATCATTAATATAAAGCCTCAGTTTGTAGATGTTGATTCCGATGGCTTGGTGGATCTGGCATTTACGGCAACCACTCTACAAGGTGGTGGCACAGGGCTGTTCTATTTTAAACGTGAACCTGGCAATTTCCAGTTTGATGAATCTGGCCAATTGGTTTTTTCACCTATCGCCATTGAAGAGAATATTAGAATGGCTGACATTGATCAGGATGGTTTTAACGATTTGCTTATAGGTAGGTCTACAGGCAGATTAGAATATTATAGAAATGATGGATTAGAAGGGACCTTCAGTTTTACACTTGAAGATCAAAATTTTTACGGATTGGATTTTAGTCCGTTGAGGCAAAGTGCATCATTGGATATTGCAGATGCAGATGGTGATGGTACTAAAGATTTAATTACTAGTGATGCCAGAGGTACTTTAACCATCTATCACGATTTTTTGAATAACCTTGAGTCACCTTTAGAAGGTGAAACAGAGATACTCACTTTTGATGGAACCAGTACTACTACTTTTAACTATGGCAGTAAGCTGAAGCCTCAGGTCGTGAATATTTTCAATGAGTCTCAACCAGCGATTGTATTGGGTACGGCACAAGGAGGTTTAGTTGTGTTAAGAAGCACCGAAGCAATTAGTAACCCTTCATCTGATAGCCAATTAACAGTGTACCCAAATCCTGTAAATATAGGAACTACATTAACCATACAGTCAGGTGTAACTACTCAATTTAGTATTGTCGATATCCTTGGTAAAGTAATTCTAACAGGGGTTTCAGTTTCTCCAGAGGAGGATTATCAACTTTCCATTGATAATTTAAAAGAAGGCATGTATTTGCTAGTGGCTGAAGATGCGGGTGAAACGATTCGATTTGTAGTAACAAGATGA
- a CDS encoding UDP-N-acetylmuramoyl-tripeptide--D-alanyl-D-alanine ligase: MIESLYQHYLRNPKISTDTRKIEEGSLFFALKGPNFDANKFADEALNKGAALCIVDDKSVVKDDRYFLVDDALVALQDLARHHRKQLTIPIIGLTGSNGKTTSKELLACVLRQKFNVFATKGNLNNHIGVALSMLSINSNHEIAVIEMGANFVGDIAFLCTISSPTHGYITNIGKAHLEGFGGIEGVIRGKSELYHHLIKHDGVVWINSTNEILSNMAKRFKNPLFYPKKGDYYHCEFISADPNVLFKAENGEEVQTNLIGSYNFENIATALCIGKYFDVPATDANKAIADYIPENNRSQVIKKGSNTIILDAYNANPTSMAKALENLNLINAENKVAILGDMKELGEDSEKEHKAIGDLLNEYQIKKVYLCGELIKATQQQADHAKHYQSVQELIDELKANPITNSTVLIKASRSIGLERVLEAF, from the coding sequence ATGATTGAAAGTCTATATCAGCATTACTTACGAAATCCAAAAATCAGTACAGATACCCGCAAAATTGAAGAGGGTTCGCTCTTTTTCGCACTGAAAGGCCCCAATTTCGATGCCAATAAATTTGCCGATGAAGCTTTAAATAAAGGTGCTGCACTTTGCATAGTAGATGATAAAAGTGTGGTAAAAGATGATCGCTATTTTTTGGTGGATGATGCTTTAGTGGCACTGCAAGACTTGGCAAGGCATCATAGAAAACAGTTGACTATTCCAATCATTGGTCTCACAGGATCTAACGGTAAAACCACTTCGAAGGAATTATTGGCTTGTGTGCTAAGACAGAAATTTAACGTGTTTGCTACCAAAGGAAACTTGAATAACCATATTGGGGTAGCTCTTTCTATGTTATCCATTAACTCTAATCATGAAATTGCTGTTATTGAAATGGGCGCTAATTTCGTGGGCGATATCGCATTTTTATGCACTATTTCTAGTCCCACACATGGTTACATTACCAATATAGGTAAAGCACATTTAGAAGGCTTTGGTGGTATTGAGGGAGTAATTCGAGGTAAGAGTGAATTATACCATCACCTAATTAAGCATGATGGCGTAGTTTGGATCAACTCTACCAACGAGATTTTATCTAACATGGCCAAGCGGTTTAAGAACCCACTTTTCTATCCTAAAAAAGGTGATTATTATCACTGTGAATTTATTTCGGCAGACCCGAATGTTTTATTTAAAGCTGAAAATGGGGAGGAGGTTCAAACTAATCTTATTGGTTCGTACAATTTTGAGAATATAGCCACTGCCTTATGCATTGGTAAATATTTTGATGTGCCTGCTACAGATGCAAACAAAGCCATAGCTGATTATATTCCAGAAAATAACAGGTCGCAGGTAATTAAAAAAGGTTCCAACACTATTATACTGGATGCTTATAATGCGAATCCTACTTCAATGGCAAAAGCATTGGAGAATCTGAACTTGATAAATGCTGAAAACAAAGTGGCCATTTTAGGTGACATGAAAGAATTAGGTGAGGATAGCGAAAAAGAACATAAGGCTATTGGCGATCTGCTGAATGAGTATCAAATTAAAAAGGTTTACCTGTGTGGTGAGCTTATAAAAGCAACACAACAACAGGCTGATCATGCAAAGCATTATCAGAGCGTACAGGAGCTAATTGATGAGTTAAAAGCAAACCCAATAACAAATTCTACGGTGTTAATTAAAGCATCGAGAAGTATAGGACTAGAACGAGTTTTGGAAGCTTTTTAA
- a CDS encoding homogentisate 1,2-dioxygenase has translation MYYHRLGNIPHKRHTQFRKEDGSLYAEELVSSKGFSGIYSNLYHITPPTRIKSVGPVKPFSSKIVKDYGLKQTHLNTSKIGVTGDDYLTGRKELLKNNDVTIALCSPKSKEMDYYYKNAEGDEVIYIHDGSGELHSQFGKIKVEKGDYVVIPRTIIYKFKWDDGPLKLLIVESAAPIETPNRYRNELGQLEEHSPFCERDIRPPSELITETKSGEYLMKIKKHGQLHEYTYEHSPFDLVGWDGYLWPYAFSINDFEPITGRIHQPPPVHQTFQAWGFVICSFVPRLFDYHPQSIPAPYNHSNIDSDEVLYYAEGDFMSRKGIDRGSFTLHPGGLPHGPHPGTVEKSIGAKETHELAVMIDTFKPLYLTEAAMEYVDKNYPMSWTE, from the coding sequence ATGTATTATCACAGATTAGGAAACATACCACACAAGAGACATACTCAGTTTAGAAAAGAGGACGGAAGTTTATACGCAGAGGAATTGGTGAGTTCTAAAGGTTTTTCGGGTATATATTCTAACCTATATCATATTACACCACCAACCAGAATTAAATCTGTTGGTCCGGTAAAGCCATTTTCAAGTAAGATAGTGAAGGATTATGGCTTAAAACAAACGCACTTGAACACTTCTAAAATTGGTGTCACTGGAGATGATTATCTTACTGGAAGAAAGGAGTTGTTAAAAAATAATGATGTGACTATCGCCCTTTGCAGTCCCAAGAGCAAGGAAATGGATTATTACTACAAGAACGCTGAGGGTGACGAGGTAATTTATATCCATGATGGTAGTGGAGAGCTTCACTCACAATTTGGCAAGATAAAGGTTGAGAAAGGTGATTATGTGGTGATACCCCGAACAATCATCTATAAATTTAAATGGGATGATGGCCCATTGAAACTTTTAATAGTTGAGTCGGCTGCTCCGATTGAAACTCCTAACAGATACCGTAATGAACTTGGGCAATTGGAAGAGCATTCGCCTTTCTGTGAGCGCGACATTCGCCCACCTTCTGAGTTAATAACCGAAACTAAGTCGGGCGAGTATTTAATGAAAATTAAAAAGCACGGTCAGTTACATGAGTATACATACGAGCACAGTCCGTTTGACTTGGTAGGTTGGGATGGCTATTTGTGGCCATATGCTTTTTCAATTAATGATTTTGAACCAATAACTGGTAGAATTCACCAGCCACCGCCCGTACATCAAACATTTCAGGCATGGGGTTTCGTAATCTGCTCATTTGTACCAAGGTTGTTTGATTATCATCCGCAATCAATTCCAGCGCCATATAATCACTCGAATATAGATTCTGATGAAGTACTGTATTATGCAGAAGGTGATTTTATGAGTAGAAAAGGGATTGACCGAGGCTCATTTACACTGCATCCGGGAGGATTGCCACATGGGCCGCATCCGGGTACAGTAGAAAAAAGCATAGGTGCCAAAGAAACCCACGAATTAGCAGTTATGATTGACACCTTTAAGCCTTTATATCTCACAGAAGCAGCTATGGAGTATGTGGACAAAAACTACCCTATGAGCTGGACGGAGTAG
- a CDS encoding YicC/YloC family endoribonuclease: MLKSMTGYGAASGTFESYSINVEVKTLNSKFLDVNLRLPRSISEKELEVRNIINDYLERGKVSMSVDIQNESETVLKQQYNAPLFQKYYSELEELANLVNAPKDDLFRTALSSPDVIVNNTSEDLDSEEYENVKKLIKQALEHCNEFRAKEGDVLQAKLLEYINSISTSLKHVEELDPKRVENIKTRIKGNLTKFIEEESLDKNRLEQEIIYYIEKLDITEEKVRLKNHLNHFEEVIAGNQNSGKKLGFISQEIGREINTIGSKANDSDIQKHVVSMKEELEKIKEQLLNVL, from the coding sequence ATGCTCAAATCAATGACAGGCTATGGTGCGGCCTCAGGCACCTTCGAATCTTACTCTATCAACGTAGAAGTTAAAACACTCAACTCTAAATTTTTAGATGTTAACCTTCGCTTACCGAGAAGCATATCTGAAAAAGAGTTAGAGGTAAGGAATATTATTAATGATTATCTTGAAAGAGGAAAGGTATCTATGTCTGTTGATATTCAGAATGAATCTGAAACTGTATTAAAACAGCAATATAATGCACCATTATTTCAAAAGTATTACTCTGAACTAGAGGAATTGGCAAATCTCGTGAATGCCCCAAAAGATGATCTGTTTAGAACCGCGCTCAGCTCACCTGATGTAATTGTAAATAACACCTCTGAGGATTTGGATTCAGAGGAATACGAAAATGTAAAAAAGCTTATTAAACAGGCATTGGAGCATTGTAATGAGTTTAGGGCGAAAGAAGGAGATGTGCTGCAGGCTAAATTATTGGAGTACATTAATTCAATATCAACATCATTGAAGCATGTGGAGGAACTTGATCCTAAACGTGTAGAAAATATAAAAACTCGGATAAAGGGTAATTTAACCAAGTTTATTGAAGAGGAATCTCTGGATAAAAACAGGTTGGAGCAAGAAATTATATACTACATAGAAAAACTCGATATCACAGAGGAGAAAGTAAGGCTGAAAAACCACTTAAATCATTTCGAAGAAGTGATTGCCGGAAATCAAAATTCAGGTAAAAAATTAGGTTTTATCTCTCAGGAAATAGGTAGAGAAATTAATACTATCGGCTCCAAGGCAAATGACTCAGACATTCAGAAACATGTAGTGTCTATGAAGGAAGAGCTCGAAAAGATTAAAGAGCAATTGCTTAACGTACTTTAA
- the ruvX gene encoding Holliday junction resolvase RuvX has protein sequence MGRILSIDYGIKRVGLAVTDPLKMIASPLETIESNTASNYIKAYCQREDVERIIIGMPKDLQNKDTHSTDAVRKFIIKLQKELDSIPITEVDERFTSKMAFQTMIDGGLKKKDRKNKGTIDKVSATIILQSYLDSNPTI, from the coding sequence GTGGGCAGAATCCTAAGTATAGATTATGGCATAAAACGCGTGGGGTTAGCTGTGACTGATCCCCTAAAAATGATTGCCTCACCATTAGAAACTATTGAATCCAACACGGCTTCTAACTACATAAAAGCATACTGCCAAAGAGAAGATGTAGAAAGAATAATCATTGGCATGCCCAAAGACCTTCAAAATAAAGACACGCATTCTACCGATGCTGTAAGAAAGTTCATAATAAAACTTCAGAAAGAGCTGGATTCAATCCCAATTACTGAGGTCGATGAGCGGTTTACCAGTAAAATGGCATTCCAAACAATGATTGATGGTGGGCTAAAGAAAAAGGATAGAAAAAATAAAGGCACCATCGACAAGGTGAGTGCTACTATCATCCTACAGTCTTACCTCGATTCGAACCCAACTATTTGA
- the def gene encoding peptide deformylase, with protein MIYPIVVYGDPVLKKKAQPIEKGTDLTELIADMHETMQGAHGIGLAAPQIGKSIRLFVVDGRPMEDEDMQDFVKAFINPEIIEEYGEEWAFEEGCLSIPNIREDVERPEKLKIRYFDENWNEHEEEYDGMKARIIQHEYDHIEGVLFTDYLTPLKKRMLKGKLQNITKGKMKVEYRVAVPQKK; from the coding sequence ATGATTTACCCAATCGTAGTTTACGGTGATCCGGTTTTAAAGAAAAAAGCGCAACCTATTGAAAAAGGCACAGACCTAACTGAGCTAATTGCCGACATGCATGAGACCATGCAAGGAGCTCATGGCATTGGTTTGGCAGCTCCACAAATTGGAAAAAGCATTCGATTGTTTGTTGTGGATGGTCGCCCTATGGAAGATGAGGACATGCAGGATTTTGTGAAGGCCTTTATTAACCCTGAAATTATAGAAGAATATGGAGAGGAATGGGCCTTTGAAGAAGGTTGTTTGAGTATCCCTAACATACGAGAAGATGTGGAAAGACCGGAAAAACTTAAAATCCGATATTTCGATGAAAACTGGAATGAGCACGAGGAAGAGTATGATGGCATGAAGGCAAGAATCATCCAACACGAATATGATCATATTGAAGGAGTATTATTTACCGACTACCTCACTCCACTAAAAAAGCGAATGCTAAAAGGTAAGCTTCAGAACATCACCAAGGGTAAAATGAAGGTTGAATACCGAGTGGCAGTCCCTCAAAAGAAGTAG
- a CDS encoding methionine aminotransferase, which translates to MQLQSKLPDVGTTIFAVMSKMALDHHAINLSQGFPDFPISDKLIQLVNKYMEAGKNQYAPMPGVPELRSAISKVIEDKYGYLPNPETEITVTAGATEAIYATLAALVNEGDEVILFDPAYDCYDPSIRLNGGIPIHLTLKQPDFSIDWNKVEESITHRTRVIMVNTPHNPSGAVLNHEDLKTLEELAIKHDLIVISDEVYEHIIFGHSHESALKYEGLSKRCVAIYSFGKTFHATGWKSGYIIAPDYLTKEIRKVHQFLVFSVNTPVQYALAEFLNDRENYIHISDMYEQKRNVFQEALKDSRFEVIPCHGTYFQLLSYKGISDLDDMSMAEKLTKGHKVASIPISVFYQNKQDDKLLRFCFAKNEDTLLKAADILCKI; encoded by the coding sequence ATGCAGCTTCAATCTAAGCTACCGGATGTAGGAACCACCATTTTTGCAGTGATGTCAAAAATGGCCTTAGACCATCATGCGATCAACCTTTCACAGGGATTTCCCGATTTTCCAATTTCAGATAAACTTATTCAGCTTGTAAATAAGTACATGGAAGCTGGGAAGAATCAATATGCGCCCATGCCCGGTGTTCCTGAATTAAGGAGTGCCATAAGCAAAGTTATTGAAGATAAATATGGGTATTTGCCCAATCCTGAAACTGAAATTACAGTAACGGCAGGAGCTACTGAAGCCATTTACGCAACATTGGCAGCTTTAGTGAATGAAGGTGATGAAGTAATACTCTTCGACCCTGCTTATGATTGCTATGACCCTTCCATTCGCTTGAACGGGGGCATTCCAATTCACCTAACATTAAAGCAGCCTGATTTTTCCATCGATTGGAATAAAGTAGAAGAATCGATCACTCATAGAACAAGGGTTATCATGGTGAATACGCCACATAACCCAAGTGGAGCAGTGTTAAATCATGAGGATTTAAAAACACTTGAAGAACTAGCCATCAAGCACGATTTAATTGTTATTAGTGATGAGGTGTACGAGCATATTATTTTTGGCCACTCACACGAGAGCGCACTAAAATATGAGGGCCTTAGTAAAAGATGTGTCGCTATTTACTCATTTGGTAAGACTTTTCATGCTACGGGATGGAAGAGTGGCTATATTATCGCTCCAGATTATTTGACCAAAGAGATAAGGAAAGTACACCAGTTTCTTGTTTTTAGTGTGAACACACCAGTACAATATGCACTAGCAGAATTTCTTAATGATCGGGAAAATTACATTCACATTAGTGATATGTATGAACAAAAAAGGAATGTTTTTCAGGAGGCACTAAAAGATTCCCGCTTTGAAGTTATTCCTTGCCATGGTACTTATTTTCAATTGCTATCTTACAAAGGCATCAGTGATTTAGATGATATGAGCATGGCCGAAAAACTCACTAAAGGACATAAGGTCGCATCGATTCCAATTTCTGTTTTTTATCAAAACAAACAAGACGACAAGCTATTGCGCTTCTGCTTTGCAAAAAATGAAGACACTCTTTTAAAAGCTGCGGACATTCTATGCAAGATTTAA
- a CDS encoding hemerythrin domain-containing protein — translation MDALKNKRIDELVDNNYIYASVLYYFGIEFYHYSEQTLEQVCQKKGLNVHAVVNQLEKQPSCDNQVEVADFPIDLIIEYLKHSHYVFIKQKLPFISNVIQNLEIDESEFQLISKDLKFIFPLFVEDFIHHIYQEEDTLFNYIALLDQYKKGNGNVSKLYFEMEKHSLSRFASEHEEHDDEMLGIRQITKEYEITDKTPLHLKVIYSELQSLEQELITHARVENDILFPKALILEKQVSNMLQAKVKYN, via the coding sequence ATGGATGCCCTCAAAAATAAACGGATCGATGAATTAGTAGATAACAATTATATCTACGCATCTGTGCTATATTATTTCGGCATCGAGTTTTATCATTACTCCGAACAAACACTTGAGCAGGTTTGCCAAAAGAAGGGCTTAAATGTTCATGCCGTAGTCAATCAATTAGAAAAACAACCATCGTGTGATAATCAGGTGGAAGTGGCAGATTTCCCGATTGATTTGATTATTGAATACCTCAAGCATTCTCATTATGTGTTCATAAAGCAGAAATTGCCTTTCATAAGCAACGTGATTCAAAACTTAGAAATTGATGAATCAGAGTTTCAATTAATTTCGAAGGATCTGAAGTTCATCTTCCCTTTGTTTGTTGAGGATTTTATTCATCATATTTATCAGGAAGAAGATACGCTATTTAATTACATTGCCTTGCTAGATCAGTATAAGAAAGGTAATGGCAATGTTTCAAAATTATATTTTGAAATGGAGAAACATAGTCTGAGTCGTTTCGCATCTGAGCATGAAGAACATGATGACGAAATGCTGGGCATTAGACAAATAACCAAGGAATACGAAATAACTGATAAAACACCCCTTCACTTAAAAGTAATTTATTCTGAATTACAATCGCTTGAGCAAGAGCTAATTACGCACGCCAGAGTCGAGAACGACATTCTTTTCCCTAAAGCACTAATTCTTGAAAAGCAAGTAAGCAACATGCTCCAAGCTAAAGTAAAATACAACTAG
- a CDS encoding S41 family peptidase, which produces MSEYQNTKYQIRLPIILAIGLAAGIFLGATFSESPNIQNDLNKDIQKFKEVLTLIDKNYVDEVNTEELVEDAIEHMLGKLDPHSYYISAKDKVEANEELQGNFEGIGVEFNIFRDTIVVVTPLSGGPSEALGIQSGDQIIKIDGKDVAGVGFTNRDVQKHLKGPKGSKVTVSIKRGNRKSLIDYEIIRDKIPQYSVDASYMIDDEIGYIKISRFAATTYEEFMQAMLKLKEQGMDKLILDLQGNGGGYMNQAINIADEFIAGNKKIVYTQGKESRFNSQANSQREGMFEKGELIVLVNEGSASASEIVSGALQDNDRALIVGRRSFGKGLVQAPIDLTDGSEVRITISRYYTPSGRSIQKPYDDKEDYSADLIARYNNGEFFSADSIHFNDSLKYETTSGRIVYGGGGIMPDYFVPLDTSANSAYLNRLFVKNVIQEYVFNYANENKAKLDEMSYKDFYDNFQVTETMRMGLATKGKEYGVKPDYEDMRKNKDLFNLHIKAQIARQIWKNDGFYPIFNQTNEVLQQAIQMFDEAENLDRSKL; this is translated from the coding sequence GTGAGCGAATATCAAAACACAAAATATCAGATCAGGCTACCTATTATTTTAGCGATTGGTCTGGCAGCAGGAATTTTTTTAGGTGCCACATTTAGTGAATCACCTAATATTCAAAACGATCTAAATAAAGACATTCAGAAATTTAAAGAAGTCTTAACTCTTATCGATAAAAACTATGTTGATGAGGTAAATACCGAAGAGCTCGTAGAGGATGCCATTGAACACATGCTTGGCAAACTAGACCCACATAGTTATTATATTTCCGCAAAGGATAAAGTAGAAGCCAATGAAGAGCTTCAGGGTAATTTTGAAGGTATTGGTGTAGAGTTCAATATTTTCAGGGACACTATTGTAGTGGTTACTCCTCTAAGCGGTGGACCTAGTGAAGCCCTTGGCATACAGTCGGGCGACCAAATCATTAAAATCGATGGAAAAGATGTGGCTGGTGTTGGGTTCACTAACAGAGATGTGCAAAAGCACCTGAAAGGGCCTAAAGGCAGCAAGGTGACTGTTTCCATTAAAAGAGGTAATAGAAAATCTTTAATTGATTATGAGATCATTCGTGATAAGATCCCTCAATATTCGGTAGATGCTAGTTATATGATTGATGATGAAATAGGCTACATAAAAATTAGCCGTTTCGCAGCAACTACCTACGAAGAGTTTATGCAGGCCATGCTAAAGCTCAAGGAACAAGGGATGGATAAGTTAATACTTGATCTGCAGGGCAATGGTGGCGGTTATATGAATCAGGCCATAAATATTGCTGATGAGTTTATTGCAGGCAATAAAAAGATAGTTTATACCCAGGGGAAAGAGTCAAGATTTAACTCTCAGGCCAATAGCCAAAGAGAAGGGATGTTCGAGAAAGGAGAGCTTATAGTACTAGTGAATGAAGGAAGTGCATCGGCATCTGAAATTGTTTCAGGTGCTTTACAGGATAATGACAGAGCTCTGATTGTGGGAAGAAGATCATTCGGTAAAGGTCTTGTTCAGGCGCCAATTGACCTCACAGATGGGTCAGAAGTAAGAATAACTATCTCAAGATATTATACACCGAGCGGCAGATCCATTCAAAAACCCTATGATGACAAGGAAGATTACTCGGCAGATTTAATTGCCAGGTACAATAACGGTGAATTTTTCAGTGCAGATAGTATTCACTTTAATGATTCATTGAAATACGAAACTACGAGTGGCAGAATTGTTTACGGTGGTGGTGGTATAATGCCAGATTATTTTGTGCCATTAGACACTTCGGCCAATTCAGCTTACCTGAATAGGTTGTTTGTGAAAAATGTTATTCAGGAGTACGTATTTAATTATGCCAATGAAAATAAGGCCAAGTTAGATGAGATGTCTTATAAAGACTTTTATGACAACTTTCAAGTGACCGAGACGATGAGAATGGGCTTGGCTACGAAGGGGAAAGAGTACGGGGTGAAGCCTGATTATGAGGATATGAGAAAGAACAAAGACTTGTTTAACCTTCATATTAAAGCGCAAATAGCGCGTCAGATTTGGAAGAATGATGGCTTTTACCCTATATTCAACCAGACAAATGAAGTGCTTCAACAGGCTATTCAAATGTTTGATGAGGCAGAGAATTTAGACCGATCAAAACTATAA
- a CDS encoding amidohydrolase: MQDLTVTLIQSELHWQNSSANLAMFEEKIWQIDEATDLIILPEMFNSGFTMNAKDVAEPMNFTTFKWMKQMAAQTKAVITGSFVVNDNGNYFNRLIWMRPDGSWEKYDKRHLFRMADEHSHYSPGKEKIIVELKGWKILPLICYDLRFPVWSRQKKDEQYDLILFVANWPAPRVNAWDTLLKARAIENLSYSIGVNRVGEDGNGVAYNGHSAIYDGKGQELCELAEKEGIKTVTLSKKELVDFREKFPAHLDSDNFSIN; this comes from the coding sequence ATGCAAGATTTAACCGTAACACTCATTCAGTCTGAACTTCATTGGCAAAACAGCAGTGCTAACCTTGCCATGTTTGAAGAAAAAATCTGGCAAATCGATGAAGCTACTGACCTGATCATTTTACCTGAAATGTTCAATAGTGGCTTTACCATGAATGCGAAAGATGTGGCCGAGCCAATGAATTTCACCACGTTTAAGTGGATGAAACAGATGGCTGCTCAAACCAAAGCCGTTATTACTGGAAGCTTTGTGGTTAATGACAATGGCAATTATTTCAATCGCCTTATTTGGATGCGACCAGATGGGAGCTGGGAGAAATATGATAAGCGACATTTGTTCAGAATGGCAGACGAGCATTCACATTATTCACCTGGAAAAGAAAAAATAATAGTTGAATTAAAGGGCTGGAAAATACTACCGCTTATCTGCTACGATCTTCGATTTCCGGTATGGTCGAGGCAAAAAAAAGATGAGCAATACGATCTGATATTATTTGTCGCGAACTGGCCGGCACCACGAGTAAATGCCTGGGATACGCTATTAAAAGCACGAGCTATTGAAAATCTCTCCTATTCCATTGGCGTAAACAGAGTTGGAGAAGATGGCAACGGTGTAGCCTATAATGGCCACTCAGCAATCTATGATGGGAAAGGGCAGGAATTGTGTGAACTCGCAGAAAAGGAAGGAATAAAAACAGTAACCCTGAGCAAAAAAGAGCTAGTTGATTTTAGAGAAAAATTTCCGGCTCATTTAGATTCAGATAATTTCAGTATCAATTAA